Proteins from a single region of Choristoneura fumiferana chromosome 27, NRCan_CFum_1, whole genome shotgun sequence:
- the LOC141443252 gene encoding aldo-keto reductase AKR2E4-like, whose product MAKCEGGVPEHISGIDRAIVSKVIVFNIILFTSLLQVIIPSFKLNSGHEIPALGYGTWLGINDKDEFDYSDWDKMLKTLSYCIDVGYRHIDTAHLYRVEPDIGEVVNRKIKEGVVTREEMFITTKVWQHFHREADVEVSVRGSLRRLGLEYLDMVLVHWPMSISEEGVDEKIDYLETWRGFESVLSKGLVRSIGVSNFNVEQLKRLVANCKVKPAVNQVELNLAFGQKELVDYCNTQNIKITAWAPFGAMITSRAPPDAPGPRVDDLTLVAIAKKYGKTVMQVTLRYLYQRGIITIPKTVTPGRVLENASIFDFELTTSEFSTIAKFDVNYRSNRPTFWQNYTNYPFEKYDVPESPIPESLRKWKNGKNNDME is encoded by the exons ATGGCCAAG tgtgaaggtggagtgCCTGAACATATTTCTGGCATAGACAGAGCTAtcgtaagcaaagtaattgtttttaacaTCATATTATTTACTTCCTTATTGCAGGTCATCATACCATCGTTTAAGCTCAACAGCGGCCACGAGATCCCAGCGCTGGGCTACGGCACCTGGCTCGGAATCAACGACAAG GATGAATTCGACTATTCTGACTGGGACAAAATGCTGAAGACTTTGTCGTACTGTATCGACGTGGGTTACCGGCACATAGACACTGCCCACTTATATCGGGTGGAGCCCGACATAGGGGAGGTCGTCAACAGAAAGATCAAGGAGGGGGTGGTTACCAGGGAGGAGATGTTTATCACCACCAAG GTGTGGCAGCATTTCCACCGGGAGGCTGACGTGGAGGTGTCGGTCCGAGGGTCCTTGCGCCGCCTGGGGCTGGAATACCTGGACATGGTGCTGGTACACTGGCCCATGTCCATCAGC GAAGAAGGTGTGGACGAGAAGATTGACTACCTCGAAACGTGGCGCGGGTTCGAGTCCGTCCTGAGCAAAGGGCTCGTGCGGTCCATCGGGGTCTCCAACTTCAACGTGGAGCAGCTGAAGAGGCTGGTCGCCAACTGCAAGGTCAAACCTGCCGTCAACCAGGTTGAG CTGAACCTAGCCTTTGGCCAAAAAGAACTAGTGGACTACTGCAACACCCAAAACATTAAAATCACGGCCTGGGCCCCCTTCGGGGCCATGATCACCAGCCGGGCCCCGCCCGACGCCCCTGGACCCAGAGTTGATGACCTAACACTGGTGGCTATCGCTAAGAAGTATGGGAAGACTGTCATGCAAGTCACCCTCAGATACTTG TACCAACGCGGCATCATCACCATTCCGAAGACCGTGACTCCCGGCAGAGTCCTGGAGAACGCCTCAATCTTCGATTTCGAGCTGACAACCTCGGAGTTTTCCACCATTGCCAAATTCGACGTGAACTACAGGTCCAATAGACCAACCTTCTGGCAGAACTATACCAATTATCCGTTCGAGAAATACGATGTGCCGGAATCCCCGATTCCCGAGAGTCTGCGAAAATGGAAGAACGGCAAAAACAATGATATGGAATAG